One genomic window of Salvelinus alpinus chromosome 9, SLU_Salpinus.1, whole genome shotgun sequence includes the following:
- the LOC139584446 gene encoding transcription factor E2F4-like isoform X2: MELESERTEFGAMGDSLQPQTPSRHEKSLGLLTTKFVSLLQEAKDGVLDLKAAADTLAVRQKRRIYDITNVLEGIGLIEKKSKNSIQWKGVGPGCNTQEIADKLIDLKAELDDLDKREHELDQQRVWVQQSIMNVTDDSQNSPMAYVKHEDLCSAFKGDTLLAIRAPTGTQLEVPIPESVLIGQKKYQIRLKSSAGPIEVLLVNKDPSSPSPVVLSVPPPEDMLQSLPVPAAANTKPAPTAPSQPSQPLAHSSNPSPATLLPACTATSNQAVTTAVSSTLTVSTPTTNTNAQPTPLLDTQPLQSSASLDGCSSSAVFEPIKADPSELLYFPKELSDMFDPTKEIMSADLLEELMSSEETQTAFHRNPG, encoded by the exons ATGGAGCTGGAGTCGGAAAGAACCGAATTTGGAGCTATGGGAGACTCGCTTCAACCCCAAACCCCAAGTCGACACGAGAAGAGTCTAGGATTGCTTACAACCAAATTTGTATCTTTGCTACAAGAGGCCAAGGATGGAGTTTTAGACCTGAAAGCA GCAGCAGACACCCTAGCTGTAAGACAGAAGCGCCGCATCTACGACATCACCAATGTGCTTGAGGGCATCGGACTGATCGAGAAGAAGTCTAAGAACAGTATTCAGTGGAA GGGTGTTGGTCCTGGCTGTAACACACAGGAGATAGCCGATAAACTCATTGATCTGAAGGCAGAGCTGGATGATCTGGACAAGCGGGAGCACGAGTTGGATCAGCAGAGGGTCTGGGTCCAGCAGAGCATCATGAACGTCACAGACGACTCACAGAACAGCCC TATGGCTTATGTAAAACACGAAGACCTCTGTAGTGCTTTCAAAG GTGACACTCTCCTAGCGATCCGCGCTCCCACAGGCACACAACTGGAGGTGCCCATACCTGAGTCG GTACTGATTGGACAGAAGAAGTATCAGATCCGTCTCAAGAGCTCAGCAGGACCCATTGAGGTTCTCCTTGTGAACAAGGACCCATCCAGCCCGTCTCCAGTGGTACTGTCCGTCCCCCCACCCGAGGACATGCTCCAGAGCCTTCCAGTGCCTGCTGCTGCCAACACAAAACCGGCACCTACTGCCCCCTCCCAGCCCAGCCAGCCTCTGGCCCACTCCTCCAACCCCAGTCCTGCCACACTCTTACCTGCCTGCACAGCTACTTCCAATCAGGCAGTCACCACTGCAG TGTCCAGCACACTGACTGTTTCCACACCCACTACAAACACAAATGCCCAACCGACTCCCCTGTTGGACACCCAGCCTCTCCAGTCCTCTGCCTCATTGGATGGCTGCTCTTCTTCAGCAGTCTTTGAACCAATCAAGGCTGACCCCTCAGAAT TGCTGTATTTCCCCAAA